One window from the genome of Pempheris klunzingeri isolate RE-2024b chromosome 7, fPemKlu1.hap1, whole genome shotgun sequence encodes:
- the golga1 gene encoding golgin subfamily A member 1 isoform X1: MFAKLKKKIAEEAAAAPRSGVRIPRTISKESITSMGADSGDDFASDGSSSRDDLPAQLLRRNDQIRKLEAKLSDYAEQLRIMQKTKDKLEIALEKHQDSSIKKLQDQNESHQISRAKMAEGMALALEKKDEEWMEKVADMEKEKAALSARLEDMMEQSLALFQKRDDLDELEGFQQQELAKVKHMLLRREEQLSQRERELQQKEAEAQSAKQGLAEAQGKLQALEQQHEESSRLNSEFEIEREELLLLREEADKKISELGGQCQELQSVIQQVSEDFQKSQSMVATLELSLQELQSEHDALKLQQQKAAVAEEDKERVLVDLQKKVTSLERRLQGNLSKDEHLQELLHEKSSLEQTLEETRTELLAVRTSHADTVSSLEAQVSRMSCSITELQTLLRHKDDSSRAYRQRTDSQITNLEQQVLESSERLKSTEQQISEKQQHVDKLQGEWSAEKAFLDQQVCLLEQQSHEKASRLEESITSLQAERQMLQDRVAALDKEREKTNSTLRQQTEELEHYRAELNSRQTVSTEIAKALEETRRQKEELQTQVGEQTRSLQSSQQELSAVTEKLTQREEDIRALHSEVQCRQASLVQLQEEVEQQQTQLEQMEQDKDSQLTSLREELLSQTQQLDSCQARISYLEVEVETLTEQLHSPEVCEEDQNGSVTVDDLDHIQKVNRELEQQLSDKNRTIKQLQQRLAELKRTLQKELKLKPETEAEGKEKLPESQAEKQERVCPEPPPASTPGSPNSHTTVTNTSDLNDSREINFEYLKHVVLKFMSSREAEAYQLIRAVSVLLNFTREEEDMLKQTLEYKMSWFGSKPSPKGTIRPSISGNSAHWS; this comes from the exons ATGTTTGCCAAGTTGAAGAAGAAGATCGCAGAAGAGGCGGCCGCAGCACCGCGCAGTGGTGTTCGTATACCACGCACCATCAGCAAGGAGTCCATCACCTCCATGGGGGCAGACTCGGGGGATGACTTC GCATCTGATGGCAGCAGCTCCAGGGATGACCTTCCCGCCCAGCTCCTCAGAAGGAATGACCAAATCCGGAAGCTGGAGGCCAAGCTGTCAG ACTACGCTGAGCAGCTACGAATTATGCAGAAGACCAAGGACAAGCTTGAAATTGCATTAGAAAAGCATCAGGATT CATCTATAAAGAAACTTCAAGACCAGAATGAGTCTCATCAGATCAGCAGAGCCAAAATGGCAGAAGGGATGGCCTTAGCACTGGAAAAGAAGGATGAG GAATGGATGGAAAAGGTGGCTGATATGGAAAAG GAGAAGGCCGCCCTGTCGGCTCGGCTAGAGGATATGATGGAGCAAAGCTTAGCACTCTTCCAGAAAAGGGATGACCTGGATGAACTGGAGggctttcagcagcaggaactcGCTAAAGTTAAACATATG TtgctgaggagggaggagcaaCTGAGCCAGCGGGAGCGGGAGCTCCAACAGAAGGAGGCTGAAGCTCAATCAGCAAAGCAAGGGCTGGCCGAGGCTCAGGGGAAACTCCAGGCTTTGGAACAGCAACATGAGGAGAGCAGCAGACTCAATTCTGAGTTTGAAATAGAACG ggaggagctgctgctgcttaggGAGGAAGCAGACAAGAAGATTAGTGAGCTGGGGGGTCAATGCCAGGAGCTGCAGTCGGTCATCCAGCAGGTCTCTGAAGACTTCCAGAAG tcacagAGTATGGTGGCAACTTTAGAGCTGTCCCTCCAGGAGTTACAGTCTGAACACGATGCCCTGAAGTTACAGCAACAAAAG GCTGCTGTAGCGGAGGAAGACAAGGAGCGCGTATTAGTGGACCTTCAGAAGAAGGTGACGTCTCTGGAGAGACGGCTGCAGGGGAACCTGAGCAAAGATGAGCATCTACAGGAGCTTCTCCACGAG AAGTCCAGCCTCGAGCAAACACTGGAAGAGACCAGAACAGAGTTGCTGGCAGTTCGGACAAGCCATGCTGATACTGTCAGTTCCCTGGAGGCACAG GTATCCAGAATGAGCTGCAGTATCACTGAGCTCCAGACCCTTCTCCGACACAAAGACGACTCCTCCAGAGCctacagacagagaacagactCACAA ataACTAATCTGGAACAGCAAGTCCTAGAGAGTAGTGAGAGACTGAAGAGTACAGAGCAGCAGATttcagagaaacagcagcacgTGGATAAACTG CAGGGAGAGTGGAGTGCAGAGAAGGCCTTTCTCGAtcagcaggtgtgtttgttaGAGCAGCAGAGTCATGAGAAGGCCAGCCGGCTGGAGGAAAGCATCACCTCTCTACAGGCTGAAAGACAGATGCTGCAGGACAGGGTG GCTGCTCTggacaaggagagagaaaaaacaaactctacTCTGAGGCAGCAGACAGAAGAACTGGAGCACTACAGG GCGGAGCTGAACAGCCGGCAGACAGTGAGCACGGAAATTGCCAAAGCTCTTGAAGAAACCAGACGACAGAAGGAGGAGCTGCAAACACAG GTTGGAGAGCAGACCAGATCTCTACAGAGCTCACAGCAGGAGCTGTCTGCTGTCACTGAGAAGctaacacagagagaggaggacatcAGAGCGCTACACAGTG aggtgcAGTGTCGGCAGGCATCCCttgtgcagctgcaggaggaggtggagcagcaACAGACACAGCTGGAGCAGATGGAGCAGGACAAAGACTCTCAGCTGACCAGCCTGAGGGAAGAGCTGCTCAGCCAGACACAGCAGCTGGACAGCTGCCAGGCGCGG ATCTCGTacctggaggtggaggtggaaaCCCTGACGGAGCAGCTTCACAGCCCTGAAGTGTGTGAAGAGGATCAGAACGGAAGTGTGACCGTGGACGATCTGGATCACATTCAGAAGGTTAACAgggagctggagcagcagctcagtgacaaGAACAGG ACCatcaagcagctgcagcagagacttGCAGAACTGAAGAGGACACTACAGAAGGAACTG AAACTAAAGCCTGAGACAGAAGCTGAAGGGAAGGAGAAGTTGCCAGAAAGccaagcagaaaaacaggagagggTTTGTCCAGAACCCCCACCAGCATCCACCCCTGGCTCCCCAAACTCCCACACCACAGTGACCAACACCTCAGACCTCAACGACTCCCGAGAAATCAATTTTGAGTACCTCAAACACGTCGTCCTCAAGTTTATGTCATccagagaggcagag GCATACCAGCTGATACGAGCGGTATCTGTGCTGCTGAACTTCACTCGAGAAGAAGAGGACATGTTGAAACAAACTCTGGAGTACAAG ATGTCCTGGTTTGGATCCAAGCCCTCCCCGAAGGGTACCATCCGGCCTTCAATCTCAGGCAATTCGGCTCACTGGAGCTGA
- the golga1 gene encoding golgin subfamily A member 1 isoform X2, translating to MFAKLKKKIAEEAAAAPRSGVRIPRTISKESITSMGADSGDDFASDGSSSRDDLPAQLLRRNDQIRKLEAKLSDYAEQLRIMQKTKDKLEIALEKHQDSSIKKLQDQNESHQISRAKMAEGMALALEKKDEEWMEKVADMEKEKAALSARLEDMMEQSLALFQKRDDLDELEGFQQQELAKVKHMLLRREEQLSQRERELQQKEAEAQSAKQGLAEAQGKLQALEQQHEESSRLNSEFEIEREELLLLREEADKKISELGGQCQELQSVIQQVSEDFQKSQSMVATLELSLQELQSEHDALKLQQQKAAVAEEDKERVLVDLQKKVTSLERRLQGNLSKDEHLQELLHEKSSLEQTLEETRTELLAVRTSHADTVSSLEAQVSRMSCSITELQTLLRHKDDSSRAYRQRTDSQITNLEQQVLESSERLKSTEQQISEKQQHVDKLGEWSAEKAFLDQQVCLLEQQSHEKASRLEESITSLQAERQMLQDRVAALDKEREKTNSTLRQQTEELEHYRAELNSRQTVSTEIAKALEETRRQKEELQTQVGEQTRSLQSSQQELSAVTEKLTQREEDIRALHSEVQCRQASLVQLQEEVEQQQTQLEQMEQDKDSQLTSLREELLSQTQQLDSCQARISYLEVEVETLTEQLHSPEVCEEDQNGSVTVDDLDHIQKVNRELEQQLSDKNRTIKQLQQRLAELKRTLQKELKLKPETEAEGKEKLPESQAEKQERVCPEPPPASTPGSPNSHTTVTNTSDLNDSREINFEYLKHVVLKFMSSREAEAYQLIRAVSVLLNFTREEEDMLKQTLEYKMSWFGSKPSPKGTIRPSISGNSAHWS from the exons ATGTTTGCCAAGTTGAAGAAGAAGATCGCAGAAGAGGCGGCCGCAGCACCGCGCAGTGGTGTTCGTATACCACGCACCATCAGCAAGGAGTCCATCACCTCCATGGGGGCAGACTCGGGGGATGACTTC GCATCTGATGGCAGCAGCTCCAGGGATGACCTTCCCGCCCAGCTCCTCAGAAGGAATGACCAAATCCGGAAGCTGGAGGCCAAGCTGTCAG ACTACGCTGAGCAGCTACGAATTATGCAGAAGACCAAGGACAAGCTTGAAATTGCATTAGAAAAGCATCAGGATT CATCTATAAAGAAACTTCAAGACCAGAATGAGTCTCATCAGATCAGCAGAGCCAAAATGGCAGAAGGGATGGCCTTAGCACTGGAAAAGAAGGATGAG GAATGGATGGAAAAGGTGGCTGATATGGAAAAG GAGAAGGCCGCCCTGTCGGCTCGGCTAGAGGATATGATGGAGCAAAGCTTAGCACTCTTCCAGAAAAGGGATGACCTGGATGAACTGGAGggctttcagcagcaggaactcGCTAAAGTTAAACATATG TtgctgaggagggaggagcaaCTGAGCCAGCGGGAGCGGGAGCTCCAACAGAAGGAGGCTGAAGCTCAATCAGCAAAGCAAGGGCTGGCCGAGGCTCAGGGGAAACTCCAGGCTTTGGAACAGCAACATGAGGAGAGCAGCAGACTCAATTCTGAGTTTGAAATAGAACG ggaggagctgctgctgcttaggGAGGAAGCAGACAAGAAGATTAGTGAGCTGGGGGGTCAATGCCAGGAGCTGCAGTCGGTCATCCAGCAGGTCTCTGAAGACTTCCAGAAG tcacagAGTATGGTGGCAACTTTAGAGCTGTCCCTCCAGGAGTTACAGTCTGAACACGATGCCCTGAAGTTACAGCAACAAAAG GCTGCTGTAGCGGAGGAAGACAAGGAGCGCGTATTAGTGGACCTTCAGAAGAAGGTGACGTCTCTGGAGAGACGGCTGCAGGGGAACCTGAGCAAAGATGAGCATCTACAGGAGCTTCTCCACGAG AAGTCCAGCCTCGAGCAAACACTGGAAGAGACCAGAACAGAGTTGCTGGCAGTTCGGACAAGCCATGCTGATACTGTCAGTTCCCTGGAGGCACAG GTATCCAGAATGAGCTGCAGTATCACTGAGCTCCAGACCCTTCTCCGACACAAAGACGACTCCTCCAGAGCctacagacagagaacagactCACAA ataACTAATCTGGAACAGCAAGTCCTAGAGAGTAGTGAGAGACTGAAGAGTACAGAGCAGCAGATttcagagaaacagcagcacgTGGATAAACTG GGAGAGTGGAGTGCAGAGAAGGCCTTTCTCGAtcagcaggtgtgtttgttaGAGCAGCAGAGTCATGAGAAGGCCAGCCGGCTGGAGGAAAGCATCACCTCTCTACAGGCTGAAAGACAGATGCTGCAGGACAGGGTG GCTGCTCTggacaaggagagagaaaaaacaaactctacTCTGAGGCAGCAGACAGAAGAACTGGAGCACTACAGG GCGGAGCTGAACAGCCGGCAGACAGTGAGCACGGAAATTGCCAAAGCTCTTGAAGAAACCAGACGACAGAAGGAGGAGCTGCAAACACAG GTTGGAGAGCAGACCAGATCTCTACAGAGCTCACAGCAGGAGCTGTCTGCTGTCACTGAGAAGctaacacagagagaggaggacatcAGAGCGCTACACAGTG aggtgcAGTGTCGGCAGGCATCCCttgtgcagctgcaggaggaggtggagcagcaACAGACACAGCTGGAGCAGATGGAGCAGGACAAAGACTCTCAGCTGACCAGCCTGAGGGAAGAGCTGCTCAGCCAGACACAGCAGCTGGACAGCTGCCAGGCGCGG ATCTCGTacctggaggtggaggtggaaaCCCTGACGGAGCAGCTTCACAGCCCTGAAGTGTGTGAAGAGGATCAGAACGGAAGTGTGACCGTGGACGATCTGGATCACATTCAGAAGGTTAACAgggagctggagcagcagctcagtgacaaGAACAGG ACCatcaagcagctgcagcagagacttGCAGAACTGAAGAGGACACTACAGAAGGAACTG AAACTAAAGCCTGAGACAGAAGCTGAAGGGAAGGAGAAGTTGCCAGAAAGccaagcagaaaaacaggagagggTTTGTCCAGAACCCCCACCAGCATCCACCCCTGGCTCCCCAAACTCCCACACCACAGTGACCAACACCTCAGACCTCAACGACTCCCGAGAAATCAATTTTGAGTACCTCAAACACGTCGTCCTCAAGTTTATGTCATccagagaggcagag GCATACCAGCTGATACGAGCGGTATCTGTGCTGCTGAACTTCACTCGAGAAGAAGAGGACATGTTGAAACAAACTCTGGAGTACAAG ATGTCCTGGTTTGGATCCAAGCCCTCCCCGAAGGGTACCATCCGGCCTTCAATCTCAGGCAATTCGGCTCACTGGAGCTGA
- the golga1 gene encoding golgin subfamily A member 1 isoform X4, producing the protein MFAKLKKKIAEEAAAAPRSGVRIPRTISKESITSMGADSGDDFASDGSSSRDDLPAQLLRRNDQIRKLEAKLSDYAEQLRIMQKTKDKLEIALEKHQDSSIKKLQDQNESHQISRAKMAEGMALALEKKDEEWMEKVADMEKLLRREEQLSQRERELQQKEAEAQSAKQGLAEAQGKLQALEQQHEESSRLNSEFEIEREELLLLREEADKKISELGGQCQELQSVIQQVSEDFQKSQSMVATLELSLQELQSEHDALKLQQQKAAVAEEDKERVLVDLQKKVTSLERRLQGNLSKDEHLQELLHEKSSLEQTLEETRTELLAVRTSHADTVSSLEAQVSRMSCSITELQTLLRHKDDSSRAYRQRTDSQITNLEQQVLESSERLKSTEQQISEKQQHVDKLQGEWSAEKAFLDQQVCLLEQQSHEKASRLEESITSLQAERQMLQDRVAALDKEREKTNSTLRQQTEELEHYRAELNSRQTVSTEIAKALEETRRQKEELQTQVGEQTRSLQSSQQELSAVTEKLTQREEDIRALHSEVQCRQASLVQLQEEVEQQQTQLEQMEQDKDSQLTSLREELLSQTQQLDSCQARISYLEVEVETLTEQLHSPEVCEEDQNGSVTVDDLDHIQKVNRELEQQLSDKNRTIKQLQQRLAELKRTLQKELKLKPETEAEGKEKLPESQAEKQERVCPEPPPASTPGSPNSHTTVTNTSDLNDSREINFEYLKHVVLKFMSSREAEAYQLIRAVSVLLNFTREEEDMLKQTLEYKMSWFGSKPSPKGTIRPSISGNSAHWS; encoded by the exons ATGTTTGCCAAGTTGAAGAAGAAGATCGCAGAAGAGGCGGCCGCAGCACCGCGCAGTGGTGTTCGTATACCACGCACCATCAGCAAGGAGTCCATCACCTCCATGGGGGCAGACTCGGGGGATGACTTC GCATCTGATGGCAGCAGCTCCAGGGATGACCTTCCCGCCCAGCTCCTCAGAAGGAATGACCAAATCCGGAAGCTGGAGGCCAAGCTGTCAG ACTACGCTGAGCAGCTACGAATTATGCAGAAGACCAAGGACAAGCTTGAAATTGCATTAGAAAAGCATCAGGATT CATCTATAAAGAAACTTCAAGACCAGAATGAGTCTCATCAGATCAGCAGAGCCAAAATGGCAGAAGGGATGGCCTTAGCACTGGAAAAGAAGGATGAG GAATGGATGGAAAAGGTGGCTGATATGGAAAAG TtgctgaggagggaggagcaaCTGAGCCAGCGGGAGCGGGAGCTCCAACAGAAGGAGGCTGAAGCTCAATCAGCAAAGCAAGGGCTGGCCGAGGCTCAGGGGAAACTCCAGGCTTTGGAACAGCAACATGAGGAGAGCAGCAGACTCAATTCTGAGTTTGAAATAGAACG ggaggagctgctgctgcttaggGAGGAAGCAGACAAGAAGATTAGTGAGCTGGGGGGTCAATGCCAGGAGCTGCAGTCGGTCATCCAGCAGGTCTCTGAAGACTTCCAGAAG tcacagAGTATGGTGGCAACTTTAGAGCTGTCCCTCCAGGAGTTACAGTCTGAACACGATGCCCTGAAGTTACAGCAACAAAAG GCTGCTGTAGCGGAGGAAGACAAGGAGCGCGTATTAGTGGACCTTCAGAAGAAGGTGACGTCTCTGGAGAGACGGCTGCAGGGGAACCTGAGCAAAGATGAGCATCTACAGGAGCTTCTCCACGAG AAGTCCAGCCTCGAGCAAACACTGGAAGAGACCAGAACAGAGTTGCTGGCAGTTCGGACAAGCCATGCTGATACTGTCAGTTCCCTGGAGGCACAG GTATCCAGAATGAGCTGCAGTATCACTGAGCTCCAGACCCTTCTCCGACACAAAGACGACTCCTCCAGAGCctacagacagagaacagactCACAA ataACTAATCTGGAACAGCAAGTCCTAGAGAGTAGTGAGAGACTGAAGAGTACAGAGCAGCAGATttcagagaaacagcagcacgTGGATAAACTG CAGGGAGAGTGGAGTGCAGAGAAGGCCTTTCTCGAtcagcaggtgtgtttgttaGAGCAGCAGAGTCATGAGAAGGCCAGCCGGCTGGAGGAAAGCATCACCTCTCTACAGGCTGAAAGACAGATGCTGCAGGACAGGGTG GCTGCTCTggacaaggagagagaaaaaacaaactctacTCTGAGGCAGCAGACAGAAGAACTGGAGCACTACAGG GCGGAGCTGAACAGCCGGCAGACAGTGAGCACGGAAATTGCCAAAGCTCTTGAAGAAACCAGACGACAGAAGGAGGAGCTGCAAACACAG GTTGGAGAGCAGACCAGATCTCTACAGAGCTCACAGCAGGAGCTGTCTGCTGTCACTGAGAAGctaacacagagagaggaggacatcAGAGCGCTACACAGTG aggtgcAGTGTCGGCAGGCATCCCttgtgcagctgcaggaggaggtggagcagcaACAGACACAGCTGGAGCAGATGGAGCAGGACAAAGACTCTCAGCTGACCAGCCTGAGGGAAGAGCTGCTCAGCCAGACACAGCAGCTGGACAGCTGCCAGGCGCGG ATCTCGTacctggaggtggaggtggaaaCCCTGACGGAGCAGCTTCACAGCCCTGAAGTGTGTGAAGAGGATCAGAACGGAAGTGTGACCGTGGACGATCTGGATCACATTCAGAAGGTTAACAgggagctggagcagcagctcagtgacaaGAACAGG ACCatcaagcagctgcagcagagacttGCAGAACTGAAGAGGACACTACAGAAGGAACTG AAACTAAAGCCTGAGACAGAAGCTGAAGGGAAGGAGAAGTTGCCAGAAAGccaagcagaaaaacaggagagggTTTGTCCAGAACCCCCACCAGCATCCACCCCTGGCTCCCCAAACTCCCACACCACAGTGACCAACACCTCAGACCTCAACGACTCCCGAGAAATCAATTTTGAGTACCTCAAACACGTCGTCCTCAAGTTTATGTCATccagagaggcagag GCATACCAGCTGATACGAGCGGTATCTGTGCTGCTGAACTTCACTCGAGAAGAAGAGGACATGTTGAAACAAACTCTGGAGTACAAG ATGTCCTGGTTTGGATCCAAGCCCTCCCCGAAGGGTACCATCCGGCCTTCAATCTCAGGCAATTCGGCTCACTGGAGCTGA
- the golga1 gene encoding golgin subfamily A member 1 isoform X3, which translates to MFAKLKKKIAEEAAAAPRSGVRIPRTISKESITSMGADSGDDFASDGSSSRDDLPAQLLRRNDQIRKLEAKLSASIKKLQDQNESHQISRAKMAEGMALALEKKDEEWMEKVADMEKEKAALSARLEDMMEQSLALFQKRDDLDELEGFQQQELAKVKHMLLRREEQLSQRERELQQKEAEAQSAKQGLAEAQGKLQALEQQHEESSRLNSEFEIEREELLLLREEADKKISELGGQCQELQSVIQQVSEDFQKSQSMVATLELSLQELQSEHDALKLQQQKAAVAEEDKERVLVDLQKKVTSLERRLQGNLSKDEHLQELLHEKSSLEQTLEETRTELLAVRTSHADTVSSLEAQVSRMSCSITELQTLLRHKDDSSRAYRQRTDSQITNLEQQVLESSERLKSTEQQISEKQQHVDKLQGEWSAEKAFLDQQVCLLEQQSHEKASRLEESITSLQAERQMLQDRVAALDKEREKTNSTLRQQTEELEHYRAELNSRQTVSTEIAKALEETRRQKEELQTQVGEQTRSLQSSQQELSAVTEKLTQREEDIRALHSEVQCRQASLVQLQEEVEQQQTQLEQMEQDKDSQLTSLREELLSQTQQLDSCQARISYLEVEVETLTEQLHSPEVCEEDQNGSVTVDDLDHIQKVNRELEQQLSDKNRTIKQLQQRLAELKRTLQKELKLKPETEAEGKEKLPESQAEKQERVCPEPPPASTPGSPNSHTTVTNTSDLNDSREINFEYLKHVVLKFMSSREAEAYQLIRAVSVLLNFTREEEDMLKQTLEYKMSWFGSKPSPKGTIRPSISGNSAHWS; encoded by the exons ATGTTTGCCAAGTTGAAGAAGAAGATCGCAGAAGAGGCGGCCGCAGCACCGCGCAGTGGTGTTCGTATACCACGCACCATCAGCAAGGAGTCCATCACCTCCATGGGGGCAGACTCGGGGGATGACTTC GCATCTGATGGCAGCAGCTCCAGGGATGACCTTCCCGCCCAGCTCCTCAGAAGGAATGACCAAATCCGGAAGCTGGAGGCCAAGCTGTCAG CATCTATAAAGAAACTTCAAGACCAGAATGAGTCTCATCAGATCAGCAGAGCCAAAATGGCAGAAGGGATGGCCTTAGCACTGGAAAAGAAGGATGAG GAATGGATGGAAAAGGTGGCTGATATGGAAAAG GAGAAGGCCGCCCTGTCGGCTCGGCTAGAGGATATGATGGAGCAAAGCTTAGCACTCTTCCAGAAAAGGGATGACCTGGATGAACTGGAGggctttcagcagcaggaactcGCTAAAGTTAAACATATG TtgctgaggagggaggagcaaCTGAGCCAGCGGGAGCGGGAGCTCCAACAGAAGGAGGCTGAAGCTCAATCAGCAAAGCAAGGGCTGGCCGAGGCTCAGGGGAAACTCCAGGCTTTGGAACAGCAACATGAGGAGAGCAGCAGACTCAATTCTGAGTTTGAAATAGAACG ggaggagctgctgctgcttaggGAGGAAGCAGACAAGAAGATTAGTGAGCTGGGGGGTCAATGCCAGGAGCTGCAGTCGGTCATCCAGCAGGTCTCTGAAGACTTCCAGAAG tcacagAGTATGGTGGCAACTTTAGAGCTGTCCCTCCAGGAGTTACAGTCTGAACACGATGCCCTGAAGTTACAGCAACAAAAG GCTGCTGTAGCGGAGGAAGACAAGGAGCGCGTATTAGTGGACCTTCAGAAGAAGGTGACGTCTCTGGAGAGACGGCTGCAGGGGAACCTGAGCAAAGATGAGCATCTACAGGAGCTTCTCCACGAG AAGTCCAGCCTCGAGCAAACACTGGAAGAGACCAGAACAGAGTTGCTGGCAGTTCGGACAAGCCATGCTGATACTGTCAGTTCCCTGGAGGCACAG GTATCCAGAATGAGCTGCAGTATCACTGAGCTCCAGACCCTTCTCCGACACAAAGACGACTCCTCCAGAGCctacagacagagaacagactCACAA ataACTAATCTGGAACAGCAAGTCCTAGAGAGTAGTGAGAGACTGAAGAGTACAGAGCAGCAGATttcagagaaacagcagcacgTGGATAAACTG CAGGGAGAGTGGAGTGCAGAGAAGGCCTTTCTCGAtcagcaggtgtgtttgttaGAGCAGCAGAGTCATGAGAAGGCCAGCCGGCTGGAGGAAAGCATCACCTCTCTACAGGCTGAAAGACAGATGCTGCAGGACAGGGTG GCTGCTCTggacaaggagagagaaaaaacaaactctacTCTGAGGCAGCAGACAGAAGAACTGGAGCACTACAGG GCGGAGCTGAACAGCCGGCAGACAGTGAGCACGGAAATTGCCAAAGCTCTTGAAGAAACCAGACGACAGAAGGAGGAGCTGCAAACACAG GTTGGAGAGCAGACCAGATCTCTACAGAGCTCACAGCAGGAGCTGTCTGCTGTCACTGAGAAGctaacacagagagaggaggacatcAGAGCGCTACACAGTG aggtgcAGTGTCGGCAGGCATCCCttgtgcagctgcaggaggaggtggagcagcaACAGACACAGCTGGAGCAGATGGAGCAGGACAAAGACTCTCAGCTGACCAGCCTGAGGGAAGAGCTGCTCAGCCAGACACAGCAGCTGGACAGCTGCCAGGCGCGG ATCTCGTacctggaggtggaggtggaaaCCCTGACGGAGCAGCTTCACAGCCCTGAAGTGTGTGAAGAGGATCAGAACGGAAGTGTGACCGTGGACGATCTGGATCACATTCAGAAGGTTAACAgggagctggagcagcagctcagtgacaaGAACAGG ACCatcaagcagctgcagcagagacttGCAGAACTGAAGAGGACACTACAGAAGGAACTG AAACTAAAGCCTGAGACAGAAGCTGAAGGGAAGGAGAAGTTGCCAGAAAGccaagcagaaaaacaggagagggTTTGTCCAGAACCCCCACCAGCATCCACCCCTGGCTCCCCAAACTCCCACACCACAGTGACCAACACCTCAGACCTCAACGACTCCCGAGAAATCAATTTTGAGTACCTCAAACACGTCGTCCTCAAGTTTATGTCATccagagaggcagag GCATACCAGCTGATACGAGCGGTATCTGTGCTGCTGAACTTCACTCGAGAAGAAGAGGACATGTTGAAACAAACTCTGGAGTACAAG ATGTCCTGGTTTGGATCCAAGCCCTCCCCGAAGGGTACCATCCGGCCTTCAATCTCAGGCAATTCGGCTCACTGGAGCTGA